In the Malania oleifera isolate guangnan ecotype guangnan chromosome 1, ASM2987363v1, whole genome shotgun sequence genome, one interval contains:
- the LOC131149898 gene encoding uncharacterized mitochondrial protein AtMg00860-like has protein sequence MRMCIDYREINKVIMKNRYPLPWIDDLFYQLQGTQFDKCTCNIHGLDEQGVPRVAFLGHVVSKEGISVDPGKVEVVVDWTRPRNMQKVHSFLGLAGYYRRFVEGFSKLSGPLTQLTRKGSRFA, from the exons atgaggatgtgcatcgattaccgGGAGATCAATAAGGTGATCATGAAGAACAGATATCCGTTGCCTTGGATTGACGACTTGTTTTACCAGTTGCAAGGCactcag TTTGACAAATGCACCTGCaacattcatggacttgatgaacagggtgttccacga gttgcatttctagggcacgtggtGTCCAAGGAGGGGATTTCAGTTGACCCAGGTAAAGTTGAAGTGGTTGTTGACTGGACAAGACCAAGGAACATGCAAAAGGTTCatagtttcttgggtctggctgGGTATTATCGCCGGTTCGTTGAGGGCTTTTCTAAGCTGTCGGGCCCTTTGACGCAGCTTACCAGGAAAGGTAGCAGGTTTGCGTGA
- the LOC131162145 gene encoding vacuolar protein 8: MDQSKISMDWEEAFNQYKNIIAYQNEDLQVRATIRLAQQSYHVPEDILVRTVPILAGLLAYPPRTLSPAIQEVAAYCLNCIARQGDGNRLAEIVGQSGAITSFLRLLPHSEGSFQRVLIKCIWSLVTCCDTNRAIVARNGGLETIIRMFISCVDGTRRYLLEILSAMALSKEARRVIFSSGGLSVLVESASHGSMISRERAAQAIGLLGITRRVKRMLVDVGAVPVLVELLRVGDIPTKLVAGNALGVISAHVDHIRLVAQAGAIPLYAELLRGPDPIGREIAEDVFSILAIAEGNAVAIVEHLVTILQGDGDEAKAAAADVLWGLSGYKHSVSVVQNAGAILILIELLRNGNNEVREKVSGAIAQLSYDAVGRTVLADSGAIPVLIDLLRDDSDELRDNAAEALINFSEDPLQHGRISEAFDNPSFQSMQNRLLQIHASEEHMIRSMRSISIEQLSRDQD, from the coding sequence ATGGATCAATCAAAGATAAGCATGGATTGGGAGGAAGCATTCAATCAGTATAAAAACATAATTGCTTACCAGAATGAGGACTTGCAAGTAAGAGCCACTATCAGGCTTGCTCAACAATCTTATCATGTTCCAGAAGATATATTAGTGCGGACTGTGCCAATACTTGCTGGGCTTCTTGCTTACCCTCCAAGGACTTTAAGCCCCGCTATTCAAGAAGTTGCTGCTTACTGCTTAAATTGCATTGCTCGTCAGGGTGATGGAAACAGATTGGCAGAGATTGTTGGTCAATCCGGTGCCATCACTTCATTCTTGAGGTTGTTACCACATTCTGAGGGCAGCTTTCAGAGAGTTCTGATTAAATGTATTTGGAGTCTAGTCACTTGTTGTGACACAAATCGGGCAATAGTAGCCAGGAATGGTGGGTTGGAAACTATCATCAGAATGTTTATTTCATGTGTGGATGGTACACGACGGTACTTGTTAGAGATCTTAAGTGCAATGGCTTTGTCGAAAGAGGCTAGGAGGGTTATTTTCAGCTCAGGAGGCCTTTCCGTTCTTGTTGAATCAGCTAGCCATGGCAGCATGATTTCTAGGGAAAGAGCTGCTCAGGCAATTGGATTACTTGGAATAACAAGAAGGGTAAAACGTATGCTTGTTGATGTGGGTGCAGTTCCAGTGCTTGTCGAGTTATTGCGGGTTGGAGATATTCCGACAAAACTAGTTGCTGGTAATGCTCTTGGTGTGATATCAGCTCATGTTGATCACATTCGTCTAGTTGCTCAAGCTGGGGCTATTCCTTTGTATGCTGAGCTTCTTCGAGGACCCGATCCCATTGGCAGGGAGATTGCAGAGGATGTGTTTTCTATCTTAGCTATTGCTGAAGGGAATGCAGTTGCGATTGTTGAACACTTGGTGACGATTCTTCAAGGAGATGGCGACGAAGCAAAGGCTGCAGCTGCTGATGTTCTATGGGGTCTTTCTGGTTATAAGCATTCAGTATCAGTTGTTCAAAATGCTGGTGCCATACTGATTTTAATTGAGCTTTTGAGGAATGGGAATAATGAAGTCAGAGAGAAGGTGTCTGGGGCAATTGCCCAACTGAGTTATGATGCAGTGGGCAGAACAGTGCTAGCTGATTCTGGGGCAATTCCAGTGCTTATTGATTTGCTACGAGATGATTCAGATGAGTTGAGGGATAATGCTGCAGAAGCCCTGATCAATTTTTCTGAAGACCCATTACAGCATGGTAGAATATCTGAAGCATTTGATAACCCTTCTTTCCAAAGTATGCAGAATAGACTACTTCAAATTCATGCATCTGAGGAACACATGATTAGATCTATGAGAAGCATTAGCATTGAGCAGCTCAGCAGGGACCAAGATTGA